The following are encoded together in the Streptomyces sp. NBC_01465 genome:
- a CDS encoding carbohydrate ABC transporter permease: MSTTTGAAAEVAASQGAPGSSDSPGAGSRRAKKRSMGVQNVSGWLFSTPFLVLFTVFMAFPIVATLLMSFTDFGARNVTDPLSAKFIGFENYTKLFSDEQFLKSLFNTAYFVVVGVPLTIVLGLVVAVLLNNGIDRARTFFRVGFYAPVVTSIVAVAVVWRFVLDPSDGLIAGLFSEVGLTGPDFLGSETLAMPSLIAMAVWRNLGTVMVLFIAGLQAVPTEVREAAKLDGAGVWQEFRRITVPLLRPTLLYATVITTIGYLNVFEEPFVMTQGGPSDSTLTVSLDMYRQGFNFFHMGYASAMAYVLFVVIMGITVLQLRLLKDNTK; encoded by the coding sequence ATGAGCACCACGACCGGAGCGGCCGCCGAAGTGGCCGCGTCACAAGGCGCACCGGGGAGCAGCGACTCCCCGGGCGCCGGGTCCCGGCGGGCCAAGAAGCGCTCCATGGGAGTGCAGAACGTCTCGGGATGGCTCTTCTCGACGCCCTTCCTCGTCCTGTTCACCGTCTTCATGGCCTTCCCGATCGTCGCGACGCTCCTCATGAGCTTCACGGACTTCGGAGCCCGTAACGTCACCGATCCGCTGAGCGCCAAGTTCATCGGCTTCGAGAACTACACGAAGCTGTTCAGCGACGAGCAGTTCCTCAAGTCGCTGTTCAACACGGCGTACTTCGTGGTCGTGGGCGTCCCGCTGACGATCGTCCTGGGCCTGGTCGTCGCCGTCCTGCTGAACAACGGCATCGACCGTGCTCGGACCTTCTTCCGGGTCGGCTTCTACGCACCCGTCGTCACCAGCATCGTCGCGGTCGCCGTCGTCTGGCGCTTCGTCCTCGACCCGTCGGACGGGCTGATCGCCGGCCTGTTCTCCGAAGTGGGGCTCACCGGGCCCGACTTCCTCGGCAGCGAGACGCTGGCGATGCCCTCGCTGATCGCGATGGCGGTCTGGCGCAACCTCGGCACGGTCATGGTGCTCTTCATCGCAGGACTGCAGGCCGTCCCCACCGAGGTACGGGAGGCGGCCAAGCTCGACGGGGCCGGGGTGTGGCAGGAGTTCCGCCGCATCACCGTCCCGCTGCTGCGACCCACGCTGCTGTACGCGACAGTCATCACCACCATCGGCTACCTCAATGTCTTCGAGGAGCCGTTCGTGATGACCCAGGGCGGGCCCTCGGACTCCACCCTCACCGTCTCGCTGGACATGTACCGCCAGGGCTTCAACTTCTTCCACATGGGCTATGCGAGCGCGATGGCGTACGTCCTGTTCGTAGTGATCATGGGAATCACGGTGCTCCAGCTCCGACTGCTGAAGGACAACACCAAATGA
- a CDS encoding carbohydrate ABC transporter permease yields MSTVRFNPKKSLVYVLLSAGLLVMAAPFLWMALSAFKTDKELSASPPVWLPTDWTLSHFSQLLDKLDMPLYFMNSVVVAVLVTVCNLVFCSMLGYALAKLKFTGRNKIFALVLGALMVPGNLMLLPLYVLMSKLQLIDTYAGLVLPFAAGAFGVFLMRQFMQSIPDELLEAARMDGAREWYIFWRIVMPLVKPALATLSIITFLGSWNNFVWPLIATNSPDKYTLPVALATFATDPNQSAGSNGMLMAGSLLVVLPVLLLFAVLQRHFTQGIATAGMK; encoded by the coding sequence ATGAGCACCGTGCGGTTCAACCCGAAGAAGTCCCTGGTCTACGTCCTGCTGTCGGCCGGACTGCTGGTCATGGCCGCCCCGTTCCTGTGGATGGCGCTGTCCGCCTTCAAGACCGACAAGGAGCTCTCCGCCTCCCCGCCGGTCTGGCTGCCGACCGACTGGACCCTGAGCCACTTCTCCCAGCTGCTCGACAAGCTGGACATGCCGCTCTACTTCATGAACTCGGTGGTCGTGGCCGTCCTGGTCACCGTCTGCAACCTGGTGTTCTGCTCGATGCTCGGGTACGCCCTGGCCAAGCTGAAGTTCACCGGCCGCAACAAGATCTTCGCGCTGGTCCTCGGTGCGCTGATGGTTCCCGGCAACCTCATGCTGCTGCCGCTCTACGTCCTGATGAGCAAGCTGCAGCTGATCGACACCTACGCCGGTCTGGTGCTGCCGTTCGCGGCCGGTGCCTTCGGGGTCTTCCTGATGCGGCAGTTCATGCAGTCGATCCCCGACGAACTCCTCGAAGCGGCCCGGATGGACGGCGCCCGCGAGTGGTACATCTTCTGGCGGATCGTGATGCCGCTGGTCAAGCCGGCCCTCGCCACGCTGTCGATCATCACCTTCCTGGGGTCCTGGAACAACTTCGTCTGGCCGCTGATCGCGACCAACAGCCCCGACAAGTACACGCTGCCGGTCGCCCTGGCCACCTTCGCCACCGATCCCAACCAGTCGGCGGGCTCCAACGGAATGCTGATGGCCGGGTCCCTCCTGGTCGTGCTTCCGGTGCTGCTCCTCTTCGCCGTACTGCAGCGGCACTTCACGCAGGGCATCGCCACGGCGGGCATGAAGTAG